One Caretta caretta isolate rCarCar2 chromosome 6, rCarCar1.hap1, whole genome shotgun sequence genomic region harbors:
- the ATP6V1D gene encoding V-type proton ATPase subunit D codes for MSGKDRIEIFPSRMAQTIMKARLKGAQTGRNLLKKKSDALTLRFRQILKKIIETKMLMGEVMREAAFSLAEAKFTAGDFSTTVIQNVNKAQVKIRAKKDNVAGVTLPVFEHYQEGGDSYELTGLARGGEQLAKLKRNYAKAVELLVELASLQTSFVTLDEAIKITNRRVNAIEHVIIPRIERTLSYIITELDEREREEFYRLKKIQEKKKILKEKNERERALRKAAGGEHEPANLLAEEKDEDLLFE; via the exons ATGTCCGGCAAGGACCGGATCGAGATTTTCCCCTCGCGGAT GGCTCAGACCATCATGAAGGCTCGTTTGAAAGGGGCCCAGACAGGTCGCAACCTCTTAAAGAAGAAATCTGATGCTCTGACTCTTCGATTCCGACAGATACTAAAGAAAATCATTGAG ACTAAGATGTTAATGGGTGAGGTGAtgagagaagctgcattctcACTTGCTGAGGCAAAATTCACGGCTGGAGACTTCAG TACCACTGTGATCCAGAATGTGAACAAAGCTCAAGTCAAGATCAGAGCTAAGAAAGACAACGTAGCAG GTGTAACTTTACCAGTGTTTGAGCATTACCAAGAAGGAGGGGACA GTTATGAGTTGACTGGCTTAGCTAGAGGTGGAGAGCAGCTGGCAAAATTGAAGAGGAACTATGCCAAAGCAGTGGAGCTGCTTGTAGAATTGGCCTCGCTCCAG ACTTCGTTTGTTACACTGGATGAAGCCATTAAGATAACAAACCGGCGTGTGAATGCTATTGAACATG TGATTATTCCCAGGATTGAGCGCACACTGTCCTATATCATCACGGAGCTGgatgagagagagcgagaggagTTCTACAG GTTAAAGAAGAttcaggagaagaaaaaaatattgaaagagaagaatgagagagaGCGGGCGTTACGGAAAGCTGCTGGGGGGGAACATGAACCTGCCAATCTCCtagcagaagagaaggatgaaGACCTCCTCTTTGAGTAG